A single genomic interval of Xiphophorus couchianus chromosome 2, X_couchianus-1.0, whole genome shotgun sequence harbors:
- the LOC114151190 gene encoding zona pellucida sperm-binding protein 3-like, with protein sequence MIIKLIAVCVVVLVSFGSFCDARPGKPLPQKQPSQQFQQQLQTFDKELTWKYPDDPQPDPKPNVPFEQRYPATVPAATVAVECREAIAHVEAKKDLFGIGQPINPNDLILGNCPPTGEDPVAQVLIYEVELHKCGSQLTTTDDALVYTYFLNYSPSNLGFTPIVRTTQAPVIVECHYPRKHNVSSLPLEPLWVPFSAVKMAEEFLYFTMKLMTDDWLSERPSYQYFLGDLIRIEVTVKQYFHVPLRVYVDRCVATLSPDATSSPNYAFLDNFGCLVDARITVCDSRFMARTEENKLQFQLEAFRFQNPDSGLIYITCHMKATSTAHPIDGQHRACSYIGGWREASGVDPACASCESGDVESYIAPRITFVNPLDISSDGGGGQQTPGDPIVPYYPPFSRKARDVTKPELLEWEGDVTLGPIPIMEKKL encoded by the exons ATGATCATTAAATTAATTGCCGTTTGTGTTGTGGTGCTGGTCTCTTTTGGCAGCTTCTGTGATGCAAGACCTGGTAAACCATTACCTCAAAAACAACCATCTCAGCAATTTCAACAGCAATTGCAGACATTTGACAAAGAGCTCACCTGGAAATACCCTGATGATCCCCAGCCTGACCCCAAGCCTAATGTGCCATTTGAGCAGAGATATCCAGCAACGGTTCCTGCTGCAACTGTTGCTGTTGAGTGCAGAGAAGCCATAGCTCACGTGGAGGCCAAGAAGGACTTGTTTGGCATCGGGCAGCCCATCAATCCAAACGACCTCATCTTGGGTAACTGTCCACCTACTGGAGAAGACCCTGTTGCTCAAGTGCTGATTTATGAAGTTGAACTGCATAAATGTGGGAGCCAGCTAACT ACAACAGATGATGCCCTCGTCTACACCTACTTTCTCAACTATAGCCCTTCAAATTTGGGTTTTACTCCAATTGTAAGAACCACCCAAGCTCCTGTGATTGTGGAATGCCACTACCCAAG GAAGCACAATGTGAGTAGCCTTCCTCTTGAACCCCTGTGGGTCCCTTTCTCTGCAGTTAAGATGGCTGAGGAGTTCCTGTATTTCACTATGAAACTTATGACTG ATGACTGGCTCAGTGAAAGGCCAAGCTACCAGTATTTCCTTGGAGACCTGATCCGTATAGAGGTTACCGTCAAGCAGTACTTCCATGTACCCCTGCGTGTTTACGTGGACAGATGTGTGGCTACCCTCTCACCTGATGCAACTTCCAGCCCCAATTATGCTTTCCTTGATAACTTTGG GTGTTTGGTTGATGCCAGGATCACAGTCTGTGACTCAAGGTTCATGGCTCGCACTGAAGAGAATAAACTTCAGTTCCAGTTGGAGGCCTTCAGGTTCCAGAATCCTGATAGTGGATTG ATCTACATTACCTGCCACATGAAAGCAACATCTACTGCCCATCCCATAGACGGTCAGCACAGAGCTTGCTCCTATATTGGCGG ATGGAGAGAGGCTAGTGGAGTTGATCCAGCTTGTGCTTCTTGTGAGTCTGGTGATGTGGAGTCGTATATTGCTCCAAGAATTACATTCGTTAACCCCCTCGACATTAGTAGTGATGGTGGAGGAGGACAACAAACTCCTGGTGATCCAATAGTCCCTTATTATCCCCCATTTTCAAGGAAAGCTCGTGATGTGACCAAACCTGAAC TTTTGGAATGGGAAGGCGATGTCACTCTGGGTCCCATCCCCATCATGGAGAAGAAACTCTGA